Part of the Oscillibacter hominis genome is shown below.
GTCCAGTCAGCACGCCGGCGGACTTCCGCTCATTGGCCCCGATTGTATTGGAACAGGCATTGAAGGAATCGGGGACGCAGCTGCTGGAACCTTATCTCTCCTTCACCCTCTATGCGCCCCAGGAATACCTTTCCAGGGCTTATCATGATGCACCGAAATACTGTGCCACCATCGAAACGGCCCAGGTAAAAAAGGATGAAGTTGTCTTTACTGGCGAGATTCCCGCCCGCTGTATACAGGCATACCGTACTGATCTGGCCTTTTACACCAACGGGCAGAGCGTATGCCTTACAGAGCTAAAAGGGTATCAGGCCGCTGTCGGCCAGCCGGTCATCCAGCCCCGCCGTCCAAACAACCGCCTGGACAAGGTGCGCCATATGTTTCAGAAGGTAATGTAAAGATACATAATCGTCAAGACGGCAACAATCAGAAGTTATGGAGGGTAACAATGGAATATCGTAAGGAAGATTTAATGGAAGCAAAAAAGCAAATTTTGGGAGTGGGAGAGAACATGGGAACAGAGGAAAGTAAAAAAATCTGGGAGGAGAACGCACAATTTTGGGATAATGCAATGGGTGACGAATCTAATGAATTTCACAGAGAGGTAGTGCGTCCCAAAGTAACGGAACTTCTATCTCCTAATCCTGCGGATTATATTTTGGATATTGCGTGTGGCAATGGAAATTATTCTTCGTATCTTGCACAAAGAGGCGCTTCGGTTGTCGCTTTTGATTACAGCAAAAAAATGATAGAATTGGCTAAAAGACGGCAATCACAATATGCAAAACAAATTGAATTTTGTGTGGCGGATGCGACCAATAGAAAAAGTATATTAGAATTAAAAAGAAATCGAGCCTTTACGAAAGCAGTTTCTAATATGGCAATTATGGATATTACGGATATTGAACCACTTCTTATGGCTGTTTATGAACTGTTGCAGGAAAGCGGAATTTTTGTCTTTGCAACGCAACACCCTTGTTTTGTCACGTTGACTGAAAAATATATGACACCGCACAGTTACTATGATATAGCGATTGAAGGGCAACCGAAAGAGCAGATTTATTATCATCGTTCCATACAAGATATTTTTAACCTTTGTTTTAGAGCTGGATTTGTCATTGATGGATTTTATGAAGAATGTTTCAAAACCAACAAAGAAATTCCTATGGTAATGATAGTAAGGCTTAAGAAGGTAAAACGTGATACCTTACAATAAATTCAAGTTTGTCGGGTAAATAGCAAAGCCAGCCGAGCCAGCGGGCGGTCAAGATGAACGGGCTTCGCCCACCGTTGACAGCCCCGCCCGGTTTCGCAGTTAGGCAGTCAAGGAGCGACAGCAAGGAGTGCTGCCGCCCCGCACTATTATTCAGAGAGGGGGAATTTCCATGACAGACCAGAAAGCCTATCAAGAATATATCCAGCGCAGGTACAACGCCTCTTGCAAGGCTGTTATCCGCTGTGCCTGACAGCGTCCGTCCGTGCCGGAATTATGTAGAGCTCCACATAATTCTGTTGTATTTCCCAGCCTTTTGTGATACTATTTTGATACTAATAAACTTTACAGCCGAAAATAGCAGGTGGAATATTAACATATTTGCGAAAGTTTTTCCTGCGAAATCACCTCAAATACACCCTACTATATCTGAATTTGCCGAGTGGGAATAAACGAAACCGGCCCCGCAGATCATCTGATCTGCGG
Proteins encoded:
- a CDS encoding class I SAM-dependent methyltransferase — protein: MEYRKEDLMEAKKQILGVGENMGTEESKKIWEENAQFWDNAMGDESNEFHREVVRPKVTELLSPNPADYILDIACGNGNYSSYLAQRGASVVAFDYSKKMIELAKRRQSQYAKQIEFCVADATNRKSILELKRNRAFTKAVSNMAIMDITDIEPLLMAVYELLQESGIFVFATQHPCFVTLTEKYMTPHSYYDIAIEGQPKEQIYYHRSIQDIFNLCFRAGFVIDGFYEECFKTNKEIPMVMIVRLKKVKRDTLQ